The Branchiostoma lanceolatum isolate klBraLanc5 chromosome 1, klBraLanc5.hap2, whole genome shotgun sequence genomic sequence gtttcgtggtagggagagaattgagtgttcgcggtggtgttaaattcgcgtttgaaacaaaagtagcgctacagaaacaccgacaaaagacataaaaccaccgcgaacatttctgcatttagagtattttcttgttagaaatCAATTTTGCAGATATCTAAGGCACATTGAAACGGAAGTTACTTCCTCACAATAGAAAGTCAACAATGTGATTGTTAAGTTTTTGTACAAACGACGTACGCGCGCAAGAATATGCCATGGTAAAATATACTGACCACAATTCATTTCATCCACCCCGTCACGACATTGTATTATAGTGTCACAAAAGCTGTCGTTTGATAAAGGCAAACAGGTATTTTCGAAGAGTGGACATCTCTCACACATGGATGGGTCTATCATCCCTGTAAGAGAACGGTGTGTGCAAGTTACATTGTGGTCTATCAGTTTAGAATATTTGTCTCAATTTAATTGTATCACCATCAActcggtggtctgtcactagggtattcttttcCGTTGCTACGTGCGTTCGataaggtatcgggttacacgaggcaacattttggctaacggcaaaacctttgtaaataaacaatataTTGGGGACGGGAAAATCTTtccaaaataaaacgaaattagcgattttacaaactttgaatgttgcaatTTTGTGCTGAATAACTGATTTgtctatattttgctcccgaACACGTTAATTCTCTGGTTTTAGGGAGCccgttttttcaggcacacatcgcaaaggccaggCTTCAAATATCAACGaatatctcttattttcatatttttcgtcgaccaggaacaaaacggaactttgtgtttttgggatttttcaaTTTCTGTTTCGACAAATCTGTTGacaaatggcattttttgacattaTTCGCACTCAATTgccaataattcaaaatcaaggccattttttaaaaatccccaaaacacaaacctcgggaaaaccgttacggcCATTTTGAGCCACAAATAATGCTACGTTGTCGCTTTTTGAAGCTgatcctttacgatgtttgaacgcatgtcatgcccCACGGATAAGGAGAGGGGGTAATTGACACGGGCGTAAATAATCCTTCTAATATCCAAGGTCAGCAAAAACAACGCCAGCAGCCTCGTAACATATGTTAGGTATCCACAACAAAGTCCCCGCAAAGATATTCTCTCCAGGAAACAGGTAAAATTCGTGAAAGAAGTAGTTTTTCTCCTGATGCGGAAAAGGGGCCCGACCGTGCTTGTTTACGGCGAAGACAtgcaatgaccgcaggtgaccccagATCGAactcgcgatcggatcgattacgtcatttcgaacatcatggaacagcgttcgaattcggctggacatgtgagtttctgagcatgaatttgaccaccgtgcaaTTTGTCATTTTGAGGCGATTGAACTGCTCCAAAGACTGCTGATTGAATTTTGATGgtgatttttacaaaatcaccAGGATATCTGTCAGTCATCAGTAGTTGAACTGACGGTAAGGTTGTTGAATCCTTAAATGGGTAATACAATAATAAATTCTCGACAAACAATCTGGCAAAAAtagaatgatgatgataccaGATATTGAAAGCTTTCCATCTGTCTCCTCATCAAACAGATACACGAGTAAATTCTTACACGAAAGATAAAACAAACATGATTTACGACTTATTCATGATCATACGCTCACTAATATGCATTCCATTTGTAGAGTTGCAATAATATTAACAGAATTCAAACTGGTATAACATGAATGGCACATAAATGGCTTTTCTGATAGGCAGATATTTTttcaacatgcatgtgtgtctCATTACCACAGTGACTTCGTAgcggaatatacatgtaccttggaaACAGCTGACTTCGTCTTGGTAATACCAGTCATCATGTCCATCACAAACACTTTCGAATGGGATGCATACTTCATGATGTAGGTACAACACATCAGTCCCCTCCATGAATATCTTTCTGTCCCATTTGGTGAAACCAGCCATTGCATGAAGCCCACagtaatctttaaaaaatgccaaatattaatgaatgaatgaatgaatgatgacctttattgcacatttctaccacacttggctaagtacaggtcgcaacaaaataaaataacaagtacagttaacggatacaaaataatatgactatcattagataaattctacttctcctcgcttttctgttatagtagaaataaaagaacagacgtgtttttcaatggaagaTGGCTCGTGTCTTTTATAATTTTGTACGTGAATATTCGATCAGCAAGGTGTACGCTAGGAAAGACAGTGAATTTTCCTACATAATTACGTAAGCACTCTGATCAATGATATAGATAACACGAAATACGGAGTATAAGGGAAAAAAATACCGCAGCCGATCTCATCCGAGAAGTCCCTGCACTGTACTGCTCGGTTGCATCTGCCCTGCCCATTGATACACCTTGGGAACGGGGGGATGGAGTCTTTGCAGGGCCAGTACCCTATAGATGTGCACGATTCGTCTGTAGTTTGAAAccgaaaaaaaaataaaaatctttgGATTACAATATCGACGTGTACATGACAGAATTCTGAATACAGCTACAGATTGTAATAAAAGCCTTACCACAGTCCTCTTCGTCCGACCCGTCAGCGCAATCAGAAATGCCGTTGCACAAAAACTCCCCCTTTACACACCCGGGGGAACCACGGCACTTCCAGTAGGCGGCATCGCCGAATGCGCCATGAAGGGAGCAGAATTCGTCTTTCAGAAATTAAAGAAAGTAGGTAACGTTAGATTTGGGTAGGTAACAAAATAGACGGCAGGAATTTTTCGCGCCTAAACCcgcaaatatcttttttttttctttttgattgtGAGTTAGAGGACGGAAGGAGGTCCGAAAGGACACCATAATCTTTCATTCAGTaaattttaatttcaatttctATGGTGATCATTACACATACATTCCTTCAACAAAGCAAGATGAATATGTTGACCTTTTTTtgacttcggtttttgacagactaGGACATGGTGTGACTAATTTCAGCTGATAATCATAATTATgcacaaaatatcaaaaggACCATGTTTTCACAAACCCTATCCTGAACGGCTTATGCTAGCTATAGAGCTATCAATCTTGCTAACTTTTCACAAAATTTTGTTAGCAAAAAATTAAAGTCAATAATTAAGTTTGCTCGTCGTTTTTCGCGTGTCGGTTTCTGGTAGGCACTTTTATAAAATTTGCTAATTCAGGTTAAAATAATGAAGTTTCTTGATGTTTTCTTCGTAAACCACACTTGTTTTCTAACATCAATAACAtttcattcaattcaatttaacTGAAAGCATTCAATGTCTATATCTTTGCTAATTTTATTAAGTTAATAACCATGCAGCATGCATCCAggtcagaagaaaaaaacacaaaaaaagacttAATGTAGAATGCATACCACATTTGATCTCGTCCGATCCGTCCGAGCAGTCTTCTTGGCCATCGCAAATTTTCGTGATCTTAACACAACCTGACAAATCACGACACTGGATTTCGTCTCGTTGAAGTAGATAGTTACGTTTCCTGTAGTCCACGCAACTgtctgcgaaaataaaacacgTGATTTAAAGATGATGTTTCTTATGGCACATGTATTTCAATAGTCATTTACGGTCACATACAATATACTGATCTAGACTTTTCTATACCATTCCTATATAAAACGGCCcatgtaaaaataaaaattgtacAAATTGCTGATTAAAAGGCTCCCAAAAAGTAAAGCAGCATTCCACTCCTGAAGCAGCTTTATTAATCATCAGAGACTAAATCTCTGTATCCCAGTATTCCTAAATGTGCGTTAGTCACACCACTGCTTTTGTTAACCGCCTAATAGATGGAAGATTACGGACGTCGGACGTTGTCATGCAGACTATCTGCCGAAGCACGCCCAGGTGTCGGccgggcgtcgataggcttagcGACGGTCGGCCGAAGGTCGGACGCCTTCGCCCGAGCTTCGCCCGACCCTCGTCCGAGCGTCGCCCGAGTATCGCCAGATTTCCATTCTGTGAAAATGtctggatcggggttaaacgactgatctgttgactttgtggctcctgcgctactattttgattggtctataacaaaattcctgttaatgttattattttcagtgtgcccgcCCACTTCACTCATACCCTTCAGATTTGCCACaagtcagaaagtaaagttggtccaaatatgagcttgttaccaggtcaattgattctgacttcgtccgtgtccaagagatggtaccgtcttatgtgggatttatgattattagtgttcgacggacgtcgcccgagctacgttcaatttgtgacggggcagattttcagcaaaaaatacggtcgacgctcgggcgattttggaattcggcgagcttcgggcgatctacaaaatcggccgatgctcgcatgaattgtgacgccggctaaAAGACAGCGGAGGTAATTTAGCCAAAAGTCGGGTGCATGTGTGTCCCGAAAAATGTTAATCTAaataatacccgcttctggaATAGAATGCTCCTTTAACAATATGTCCTTGGAGTCTATATGCCATTGACTATGCACAAATTGGAACACAACCATCACTCTTCCCCTATTTCAAAAGATTCCTGTTATAAAAGTTCAGGTCATGAGGTCTTAACCTTAATAAGCTAAAAAAAGTACAGTCAATGTTAAAGCCATAGACAACCCCAGAGGAGAGTGATCTGGTTCggctgatgattttttttttaaatccaataACGTAATTGTATTTGAAACTTAACCTTGaacctggactaggcagcagttgcattatacagtatTAATATTCTGATGACCCTTATACGAGTAcccttcagattaattacagccAGGTTTATGTAAATTGCCTTCGTACTGTGTTTCTGggtacttgtttgtcaacttatagttttagtaactgtattttccacttcctttgggtcaaaaatgagCTTTAATATGTGTCGATCATCCCATACTTAAGACTTATATAAGGTCTCTCACAAAAATGGGCCGCTCTAATGTAGGAAATCCATGCCCGATGTTGGAAATAAAGTTTGTTGCGTTTGCGTGAATTTCCATCCTTAGCAGCATAATTCTTCTATTGagttgacccaaaaattgacctgCAACGTCAGCAATTATTCCATAGGAACGAATACTTCTCATCGTGCATCCCATCCCATGGTCTGCATGAAGGGGCAGTACTGAATTTCTGGATCGCACTTATTTGTTCATCTGTAAATAGATTTTTgtaaatttggttgattttgtattcataaagatgtggccTTACAAATAGCGACTGTTTTTTTGGGTTGTCTATGCCTTTGATATTGGCAAAGATGCGTGCAGACCGTCATATGGTCAGACTGCACCTTTGGCAGACTTCGCTTAGCTGCTTGCTAGACGGGTCAATTCGTAAAAAGTAAAATCCCTACCGGGACAGTCCCGCTCGTCCTCTGTGATTTCTCCACAGTTCCGGTCACCGTCGCACACTCGAGTTGGGCTGTAACAACCCACTTCTCCGTCACACATTCGCCGATGCTTCTCTGGACAACTGGCAAGCCCtgggaacagaaaaaaatggcacTTTGACCAACACCTCGggacgtttgaccaattgctggcGCTAGGTATCCGcaaagacacgtgtcaatatAGTCACTTGTCTGTAACTGTCGCGAGTTTACGTCCTGAAGTAATTGGTCATTATTGTTCCTGAAGAAGGCAACCTATAAGGCACACCtcggatagaacgttaaatggaggtcccgtgtttgaggagagccacaccccgtggacgtaaaagaacccaccacacctatcGAAAAAGGGTAGGGTCATGCCCCGGtctgcgatggtccaaaacttACAGTCGGCCGCACACTGGTTAGCCCtcagtaatagcctccggctaattgggtaaccctggcatttacatgccgaaccaataaatgaataaataaaagaaggcgacagtggtcgttaaAAACTTGATCCGTGAATAACTTTGTGCTGAAAAGGTTTAGCATTGCACTATGATTATGACCAAAACAGATGATCTCCCACGATATGTTTAACTTCATTCATTTTTGTAGCTTTCGTACTTATCTGTACTTAGCCTATTCTGGCGAAAAATATAGAATAAAGTTCTGCATTCATTCATAATTAATGaattcatacatttatttgtttgtctgccAGCGTACCGTGTCTTATCAAATTAAGAAGAAAGCTTACAACAGTTTCGCTCGTCTGTGTCGTCATCATTTCCACAGTCCACAATGCCGTCACACACGCTGCATTCTTTGATACATTTCTCGCTGTAAGGACACATGACTTCGTCCTCGGCACAGAGTCGTTTTTCTGATGACAAATAGGAAATAAAGGTTTCGAGTTCAGAAATATcggaaacaggaattttatcaGATGCGTCGATTCAGGTAGGTTTAAGGGTGGGTATCGGTACCGAGCACGTGTACCGGTTTCGCACGGGTATCTCTTTCTGGACCGATATTAAAAAAAcggactgaaaaaaaatcagttgatCGCTTCTGGGACCGATTACAATACTAATGATGATAAATAGAGGGTGGCTCGAGCTCgagtaaaaaaatacaaggcCTTTACCATGCAGTCACCAACATGGCATGCACATGAGAAATAAAACTTCACAAAACGTTAGACATTTTGATCCGGGAGTATAATTATGTTTAGTGAAAAACCGACATCACGAAACCAATGTAAGCATCCCTGTCGTCTGACCCGCATGGTCTTATTGTTGGAGTGCGCATGCGTGGTTGTGATGGTGATGGGGCACGCACTCACGCTGTCCAATTAGAACTACGCTCGAACATGTAAATAGCATCGTTCATGACAAGGAAAGCTTATCGAGGGATAGCGAAGACACGCTTATACGATATTTTGTTGATACAGGCGATGTTGTTTGTTGCAATGCTtttgattgttttttgtttgctaCTTGGGGGTCAGGCCGTGTTCACTGCCTGATTAATGATCTTTTGTACAAAATTAAATATGTTGTGTGCTTTGTCAAATTGTCTTTTGCATAGTCATTGCTTACGCATTGGAAATAACTATAACATTCCAACATACGATTTCAACATAGTTTGTAGCACTCACTAACACCTATGCATGTGCCTCGTCTGTATAATATACTATATCCATACTACAATAAAATAATCAGGTCATGGTactgaattttctgtactgtTACCCGTCCGTAGTTAGATCCATTCAATGCTGTTGCACGCTTCATCATACTTATGACAAGAGAATTTTAGGCTAAAGTCGTAAAATGTACCTAATTATTCTAACAAAATAAAGATCATTCACACAAAGAaacctgaaaaacaaacaagagaaaaacacgTGTGACCTGAGGCAAGAACAAACTATCAACAGTTTTCACAATGAACAGCACTATTTTAATTATGGATTTCCAGTTTAATTTAGGACTTACCTACCACATTTCAGTAATTAAAATGGCTTACTATCATATCTGGTAGGTCAAAATTAAGGTAGAAGTAAGGAGCAGCAATTGATGACTCCCTGGAATAAGCCCCATTCTGAAGAATTTTGgaaactggagccagaattatGGGACCTGGAAACCCCAGACAACAGAGTAGCTATTTAAGACTGTCAACCTTTTTCAATGGCGTTGCACATGGACCGTCCATTTAAGCCTACTTGGCAGACTTCTCTGTCGATGGATGTCGGTAGACGTTTTACAAATACACGATGTGAGGAGTCAACCCCCCAGATAACACCATCCCCCACATCGACCTGCTCCAATGTAACGTCTGGTACATGCATCCATGCCACACCAGGGACCGTTTCGTTCAGAAACGTGCCTACTCTATGATACACATCGCCGTCAAAGCCGACTGCCCAGACTCCCGAGCGCCCCACCGACACAGACGAAAAGCAGCCGTCCATCGCTTCCCAGCTGCTCTTcactacatacaaacaaaatataaGACTACATAAGTCTACGACTGTCTAAGCCTGGTATTCATATTCAAATCAATAATTTTCCATGTTttactgcacgaaatggccacgtatcctgacggatccgacgtatccggaatcgggcctcatggcgtttccgagcgaatccggaaaaatcccagttcactgctcggatactgaggtgcccgcagatccgaccaattccgacgccgtattcctctggatccgtgatgcgcctcggatacccggaaatatttgtgcggatccctcgtttttttatatttggaatgttcggattgtttgtatgtcggtagttgtttcggatcctgacgaataaacaCACACgtcacggcatgatctcatttcctgacgaatccagcagatccggaattacgcattatagcagacacggaacgtttccgattgaatccgatgcacctcagatccgacaattccggcgccgtatacgtctggatccttcatacgtttcgggtacagatacggaacgtttccgagcaaattcagacaaataccaggtacagctcagatctggcaattccgacgccgtatacgtctggatccgtgatgcgcctcggatacctgaggatatttgcgcggatccttcgttttcagatatttgtcaatatggcagagataatcggattgtttgtttgtcggtagttgcttcggatcctaacttacaaatacacactgcacggcatgatctcagatcctgaaaaatccagcggatccgcaacCCTGCATCATAGCatatacggaacgtttccgattg encodes the following:
- the LOC136428157 gene encoding low-density lipoprotein receptor-like — its product is MCDGEVGCYSPTRVCDGDRNCGEITEDERDCPDSCVDYRKRNYLLQRDEIQCRDLSGCVKITKICDGQEDCSDGSDEIKCDEFCSLHGAFGDAAYWKCRGSPGCVKGEFLCNGISDCADGSDEEDCDESCTSIGYWPCKDSIPPFPRCINGQGRCNRAVQCRDFSDEIGCGIFFPYTPYFVLSISLIRVLT